tcctccataatatatgtcatgctgactgttcctccataatatctgtcatgttgactgttcctccataatatctggcacGCTGACTGTTCCTCCGTAAtatagagtagctgctgccttggcaggaactaatggggatccataataaaccccaggaagagtagctgctgccttggcaggaactaatggggatccataataaaccccaggaagagtagctgctgccatggcaggaactaatgtggatcaataataaaccccaggaagagtagctgctgccttggcaggaactaatggggatctataataaaccccaggaagagtagtctGGCTCCACAGAGCAGCAtgtaggtcagacagacagacagtattacctgtataTGACTGAGGCTCCACACAGCAGCATGTAGGAGGTGATGGTAAAGAGGTAAGCTAGCTGGATGTTATAACTAGACTGGCCTCCACTCAGCACACTGCCACTGGTGTAGACACCATAGTACAGCATGGACACATTGAaccacccctacacacacacacacacacacacacacacacacacacacacacacacacacacacacacacacacacacacacacacacacacacacacacacacacacacacacacacacacacacagagacatggaaagaggcagacagacagacaggcagggagagagacagggagagagagagacagggagagaggcagggagagagatagacagggatagagatagacagggagagagaggcagggggagagaggcagagaggcaggcagagaggaagagagagaaacagggagagagagagaaacagggagagagagagagagacaggcagacagacagacagacagacagacagatgacacTTGAGACTGAGTTACTGCATCTTTAAAACagagtgtgtatttgtgtgtgtcagtgtatcCTGTATGTATGCACGTGTCCTGTCCGTGTCAGTGTGTCCACTCACCACTCCAGTGAGGAGCTCCAGTCCCCTGAACCCGGCAGTTGCCCCGGCGCCCTGAGTGTCGGTGCCAAGCAGCGCCCATGGCAACGTGATGAAGGAGAGgttgaggagggaggagaggaggttgaaGAGGAGCAGCCATCTTAGAAACAGGAAGTAGCAGAGGACAGCAGAACCAAACCTTCCACTGATCTCCCTCAGAGAACcgcgccacagagagagagactgtctgagAAACACCACACTGCTGCACCTACgaacagactgagagagaaacTGTCTGAGAAACACCACATTGCTGCACCTACgaacagactgagacagagacatGTCTATGTAGTGACTACTACAGGATATGGGTTCTGACCAGTGTCCTCTCTAACATGTCTATCTAGTGACTACTACAGGATATGGGTTCTGACCAGTGTCCTCTCTAACATGTCTATCTAGTGACTACTACAGGATATGGGTTCTGACCAGTGTCCTCTCTAACATGTCTATCTAGTGACTACTACAGGATATGGGTTCTGACCAGTGTCCTCTCTAACATGTCTATCTAGTGACTACTACAGGATATGGGTTCTGACCAGTGTCCTCTCTAACATGTCTATCTAGTGACTACTACAGGATATGGGTTCTGACCAGTGTCCTCTCTAACATGTCTATCTAGTGATTACTACAGGATATGGGTTCTGACCAGTGTCCTCTCTAACATGTCTATCTAGTGATTACTACAGGATATGGGTTCTGACCAGTGTCCTCTCTAACATGTCTATCTAGTGATTACTTCAGGATATGGGTTCTGACCAGTGTCCTCTCTAACATGTCTATCTAGTGACTACTACAGGATATGGGTTCTGACCAGTGTCCTCTCTAACATGTCTATCTAGTGACTACTACAGGATATGGGTTCTGACCAGTGTCCTCTCTAACATGTCTATCTAGTGATTACTACAGGATATGGGTTCTGACCAGTGTCCTCTCTAACATGTCTATCTAGTGATTACTACAGGATATGGGTTCTGACAAGTGTCCTCTCTAACATGTCTATCTAGTGATTACTACAGGATATGGGTTCTGACCAGTGTCCTCTCTAACATGTCTATCTAGTGACTACTACAGGATATGGGTTCTGACCAGTGTCCTCTCTAACATGTCTATCTAGTGATTACTACAGGATATGGGTTCTGACCAGTGTCCTCTCTAGCATGTCTATCTAGTGACTACTACAGGATATGGGTTCTGACCAGTGTCCTCTCTAGCATGTCTATCTAGTGACTACTACAGGATATGGGTTCTGACCAGTGTCCTCTCTAACATGTCTATCTAGTGACTACTACAGGATATGGGTTCTGACCAGTGTCCTCTCTAACATGTCTATCTAGTGATTACTACAGGATATGGGTTCTGACCAGTGTCCTCTCTAACATGTCTATCTAGTGACTACTAC
The sequence above is a segment of the Salvelinus alpinus chromosome 1, SLU_Salpinus.1, whole genome shotgun sequence genome. Coding sequences within it:
- the LOC139557496 gene encoding transmembrane channel-like protein 5 — its product is MENDTVELVRQLLTMPSRDRVNAVRGLPVSLGERRDIRCRVLAGKFSRRSLERTSCTDCWEQISLSVRRCSSVVFLRQSLSLWRGSLREISGRFGSAVLCYFLFLRWLLLFNLLSSLLNLSFITLPWALLGTDTQGAGATAGFRGLELLTGVVSGHTDTDRTRAYIQDTLTHTNTHSVLKMQ